The following proteins are encoded in a genomic region of Syngnathoides biaculeatus isolate LvHL_M chromosome 15, ASM1980259v1, whole genome shotgun sequence:
- the marcksb gene encoding myristoylated alanine-rich protein kinase C substrate b — protein MGAQISKNAGKEEAAVEKPGEAAASPAAKTNGQENGHAKPNGDASPAAEQADKADVQANGGTPAEEAPKEDGDKAEGAEKQPEAAAAATNGEAAAKPEDGAEDAKQKKKRFSFKKPSFKLSGFSFKKTKKESEEEEKAEVEKEEGEKAPAEGEAAAAEKAEGEEAQAQKEKEEEEETKEVPAPEEPKADEPAAKEEKPSEGSSPAEPEAAEAAGPEAPATPAPAE, from the exons ATGGGCGCACAAATCTCCAAAAACGCCGGAAAGGAGGAAGCCGCCGTGGAGAAGCCCGGCGAGGCTGCGGCATCCCCGGCGGCCAAGACCAACGGCcag GAGAACGGCCACGCCAAACCCAACGGCGACGCCTCCCCGGCGGCCGAGCAAGCCGACAAGGCCGACGTCCAGGCCAACGGCGGCACCCCCGCCGAGGAGGCGCCCAAGGAGGACGGCGACAAGGCGGAGGGCGCCGAGAAGCAGcccgaggcggcggcggcggccaccAACGGCGAGGCCGCCGCCAAGCCCGAGGACGGCGCCGAGGACGCcaagcaaaagaagaagcgctTCTCCTTCAAGAAGCCCTCCTTCAAGCTGAGCGGCTTCTCCTTCAAGAAAACCAAGAAGGAGTccgaagaggaggagaaggcggAAGTGGAGAAGGAAGAAGGGGAGAAGGCGCCGGCCGAGGGGGAAGCTGCGGCGGCGGAGAAGGCCGAAGGAGAGGAGGCGCAAGCccagaaggagaaggaggaggaggaggagaccaAGGAAGTGCCCGCACCCGAGGAGCCCAAAGCCGACGAGCCCGCCGCCAAGGAGGAGAAACCGTCCGAGGGTTCCTCGCcggccgagcccgaggccgccGAGGCCGCCGGTCCCGAGGCCCCcgccacccccgcccccgccgaGTAA
- the col10a1a gene encoding collagen, type X, alpha 1a encodes MDIRVASIVLLMAALVAGHGKSYVVKKVVKAAPQYEPYHVKSQVVAGEPGIPGEPGPMGPPGPAGPPGKSGVGHPGPHGPPGPPGSPGRSITGKSGTPGGPGKPGIPGAPGEKGHTGATGAQGPRGAPGSPGSPGPAGLSSTGKPGPSGLPGAMGPRGEPGLKGHPGVPGLPGPKGDRGVGIQGPQGATGPMGATGATGAPGQPGIGKPGKSGMPGEPGKSGSPGRDGAPGPMGPQGPKGHTGAPGVGIAGKPGDNGAPGLPGPAGQKGNQGPSGAPGAPGVPGFGKPGANGEKGERGFTGSPGATGPKGEQGPTGYTGATGATGATGPMGPAGVRGFPGEPGAAGPKGDTGATGAPGAKGNKGEMGPQGFQGKQGYTGPAGPAGARGATGATGEKGPVGAPGTPGAPGIPGPAGPKGLPGRAGEPGAAGSDGATGARGPSGPQGPAGAPGHKGHPGLPGAPGPAGIAAKGVPGPQGAPGLPGESGSDGEPGPVGPPGPPGPPGEVIFEKGMGMGMTEVMVKAPMSAFTAALTTPYPASGSPIKFDHIVYNAENHYDPDSGIFTCQIPGVYYFSYSIHVNGAHALVALYKNDQPVMFSYDEYNKGFLDQMSGSAVLLLNEQDTVYVQIPDEEANGVFAAENVHCSFSGFLIAST; translated from the coding sequence TGGTGGCAGGTGAGCCTGGTATTCCAGGTGAGCCTGGCCCCATGGGCCCTCCCGGCCCCGCTGGCCCTCCAGGTAAGAGCGGCGTCGGCCATCCAGGACCCCACGGACCTCCCGGCCCTCCTGGATCTCCCGGTCGTTCCATCACTGGCAAATCCGGAACCCCCGGCGGACCCGGCAAACCCGGTATCCCCGGAGCACCTGGTGAGAAAGGACACACCGGTGCCACCGGAGCCCAAGGACCCAGGGGTGCTCCCGGTTCTCCCGGAAGCCCCGGACCCGCTGGCCTCTCTTCTACTGGCAAGCCCGGACCCTCTGGTCTTCCTGGAGCAATGGGACCAAGAGGAGAGCCTGGTCTGAAAGGACATCCCGGTGTTCCTGGCCTTCCAGGTCCCAAGGGTGATAGAGGTGTAGGAATTCAAGGACCCCAGGGTGCCACAGGCCCAATGGGAGCAACCGGAGCAACCGGAGCTCCAGGTCAGCCTGGAATTGGCAAGCCAGGAAAGTCAGGTATGCCCGGTGAGCCAGGAAAGTCAGGTAGCCCAGGTAGAGATGGTGCCCCTGGTCCCATGGGACCACAGGGACCTAAGGGACACACCGGTGCCCCCGGAGTAGGTATCGCTGGCAAACCCGGTGATAACGGTGCCCCAGGCCTGCCTGGCCCAGCTGGACAAAAAGGCAACCAAGGACCTTCTGGAGCCCCCGGAGCCCCAGGAGTCCCAGGATTCGGAAAGCCCGGTGCTAACGGAGAGAAGGGAGAGAGAGGTTTCACTGGCAGCCCAGGAGCCACTGGTCCCAAGGGTGAGCAAGGTCCTACCGGATATACCGGTGCCACTGGTGCCACTGGAGCTACTGGTCCCATGGGCCCCGCTGGCGTGAGAGGTTTCCCAGGTGAGCCTGGTGCTGCTGGCCCCAAGGGTGACACCGGTGCCACCGGAGCTCCAGGAGCCAAGGGCAACAAGGGTGAGATGGGACCACAAGGTTTCCAAGGCAAACAGGGTTACACCGGCCCAGCTGGTCCTGCAGGAGCCAGAGGAGCCACTGGAGCCACTGGTGAGAAGGGTCCCGTTGGTGCCCCCGGTACCCCAGGTGCCCCAGGTATTCCTGGTCCCGCTGGACCTAAAGGTCTCCCTGGCCGCGCCGGTGAGCCCGGTGCCGCCGGCTCTGACGGCGCCACCGGCGCCCGTGGACCTTCTGGACCTCAGGGTCCCGCCGGCGCCCCCGGCCACAAGGGACACCCAGGTCTGCCCGGAGCTCCCGGCCCCGCTGGCATCGCCGCTAAAGGCGTCCCCGGACCTCAGGGTGCCCCCGGTCTTCCCGGCGAGAGCGGCTCCGACGGCGAGCCCGGTCCCGTCGGCCCTCCCGGCCCCCCAGGACCTCCCGGTGAGGTGATCTTCGAGAAAGGTATGGGAATGGGAATGACCGAGGTGATGGTCAAGGCCCCCATGTCCGCCTTCACGGCAGCTCTGACCACTCCCTACCCGGCCTCCGGCAGCCCCATCAAGTTCGACCACATCGTGTACAACGCCGAGAACCACTACGACCCCGACTCCGGCATCTTCACGTGCCAGATCCCAGGAGTTTACTACTTCTCCTACAGCATCCACGTGAACGGCGCCCACGCCCTGGTGGCCCTCTACAAGAACGACCAGCCCGTCATGTTCTCTTACGACGAGTACAACAAGGGCTTCCTCGACCAGATGTCCGGCAGCGCCGTGCTCCTGCTGAACGAGCAGGACACCGTGTACGTGCAGATCCCCGACGAGGAGGCCAACGGAGTCTTCGCCGCCGAGAACGTGCACTGCTCCTTCTCGGGCTTCCTGATCGCCTCGACGTGA